GCGCTGTTTGCCTGGGCCTACATGCCGCGCTTTGCCCGCGCCGCCAACAATCGCGATCCACGCCTGATCGTCATCGTGCTGCGCGGCGCGCTCGATGGCCTCTCGACGGTTGGCCCTGTCGGCGATCCCGACTATGCCGGCCTGCACGGCGACATCGCCCTGTCGCTGAGCGGCCCGCATGCGGCGTTGCCGCTGGACGGGTTCTTCGCTGTCAATCCGGCGATGCCGGTATTCGCGCGCCTGTTCAAGGCCAAGCAGGCCGCTGTCGTGCACGCGGCGGCGACCGGCTACCGCGAACGCTCGCATTTCGACGGACAGGACGTGCTGGAAAGCGGCTTTGCCGGTCCCGGCCATGTCGCCACCGGCTGGCTCAACCGGGCGCTCGAAAGCCTGCCCTCAGGCGACCGCGTCGCAACGCTCGGCGGCCTCGCCGTCGGGCCATCGACGCCGCTGGTGATACGCGGTTCCGCACCCGTGCTCGGCTGGGCGCCGCAATACCTGCCGGCGCCCTCCGACACTCTGGCGGCGCGCGTGCTTGATCTCTACAGCCATCGCGACCCGGTGCTCGCCGTGGCCCTCAAAAGGGGACTCGATGCCGACAAGATGGCGCTGGGCGACAAGATGGATTCCATGAAGCCCAAGGGCGGCCTCGACAGCGCCGCCGGCATGCGACAGGCCGCACAGGGCGCGGCCAAGCTGATCGCGGCCGATGATGGACCACGGGTTGCCGCGCTCGCCTTCGATGGCTGGGACACGCATGTCAACGAAGGCGGTGCCACGGGGCGGCTCGCCAGCCTGCTCGGCGGCCTCGACGGCGCTTTCGAGGAGTTCGAAAAAGGCCTGGGCGAGCGCTGGAAGGATACGGCGATCGTCGCCATCACCGAGTTCGGCCGCACGGCCCGCATCAACGGCACGGTCGGTACGGATCATGGAACCGGCACCGTGGCGTTGCTGGCGGGCGGCGCGATCAAGGGCGGCCGCGTCATCGCCGACTGGCCGGGCCTGAAGCCGGCCCAGCTCTACGAGCAACGCGACCTCGCGCCGACAAGCGATGTCCGGGCGGTGCTGAAAGGCCTGCTCGCCGACCAGTTCGGTCTTTCCGCCGCCGTGCTTGGCGACAAGGTGTTTCCGGAGTCCGGATCGGTCAATCCGATGCGCGATCTCATCACGTGAAGAAGGCTGGCGGCGTCACGGGGACGCCGTCTTTGGCGGAAGCGCTGAGATAGCTTCGGAGCGGATGCCGAGCTCTAGTAGCGGTGGTGCCAGCGGTGGTAGTGGTAGTGCCGGTATCCGGGATGGTAGTAACGATACGGCCGGACTATCACGCGGTGGTTGGGCACACAATTCCCCCACCGGTTCACGTGCCAGCCAGGGCCGCATCTCCAGCCGACGCTTTCGATCGGCAACGGGGCGGCGCTGGGCTTTGCCATGGGCAGCGCCTGCGAGCCGACGCTCGACAGCATCAATGTGCCAGCGGCGGTAGCAATGGGTAGAATGTATCTGGTGAGCATGATCGTGTCCTCCATGGTTCACATCCCGGAGAACAATATACCACCCAGCCGGCTGGATGCCGGGTGAATGGTACGATCACATATTCGTCAGCGGGCAGCGCTCTCGCCGAGCGTGGCCACGGTCTTCAAGGCGCCGTCGAGCATGTCGCCCTTCTCGTCCTTCAGCGCCGCCTCGCGCAGGCGTCGGATCCAGTCGGCGGCGTCGGGGCGGCCCTTGAGCAGATCGAGCGCGGACAGCACCCGGTCGAATTTCGACTGTGCCCGGACGTGGGTGTCGCTGTAGCCCTTGATCAGCCGGCGGCAGTTGAGGATTTCGACGGCGAGCG
The nucleotide sequence above comes from Mesorhizobium shangrilense. Encoded proteins:
- a CDS encoding DUF1501 domain-containing protein gives rise to the protein MSLLCEIPNPSRRAVLMTGGALFAWAYMPRFARAANNRDPRLIVIVLRGALDGLSTVGPVGDPDYAGLHGDIALSLSGPHAALPLDGFFAVNPAMPVFARLFKAKQAAVVHAAATGYRERSHFDGQDVLESGFAGPGHVATGWLNRALESLPSGDRVATLGGLAVGPSTPLVIRGSAPVLGWAPQYLPAPSDTLAARVLDLYSHRDPVLAVALKRGLDADKMALGDKMDSMKPKGGLDSAAGMRQAAQGAAKLIAADDGPRVAALAFDGWDTHVNEGGATGRLASLLGGLDGAFEEFEKGLGERWKDTAIVAITEFGRTARINGTVGTDHGTGTVALLAGGAIKGGRVIADWPGLKPAQLYEQRDLAPTSDVRAVLKGLLADQFGLSAAVLGDKVFPESGSVNPMRDLIT
- a CDS encoding GCG_CRPN prefix-to-repeats domain-containing protein, with the translated sequence MLTRYILPIATAAGTLMLSSVGSQALPMAKPSAAPLPIESVGWRCGPGWHVNRWGNCVPNHRVIVRPYRYYHPGYRHYHYHRWHHRY